In the genome of Gemmatimonadales bacterium, one region contains:
- a CDS encoding FAD-dependent oxidoreductase, translating into MTSRPDAIIVGAGIVGAACAYYLSRQGMRVTMLDAAFAGSGATAAGMGHIVVMDDSEAQFALSAWSQRLLDDLLPQLSPSAEFERRGTLWVAEDEAQLESARSKLGFYRERGIHAELFGSSELAAAEPMLRSGLAGGLRVPGDGVVYPPAVARWLANEAVASGAVLSEGVEVEALQARGVTTAGGRLEADVIVNAAGAAAARLTPGLPIVPRKGHLAITERVPGACHHQVIELGYLQSAHTMNAASVAFNVQPRATGQLLIGSSRELVGWDAAINREVLSRMLHRAVDFMPGLSQVPVVRSWTGFRPATPDKLPLIGAWPAVDGLWIAAGHEGLGITTALGTGSMLADLVLQKTPAIDPTPFAPDRVMAEAH; encoded by the coding sequence ATGACCAGTCGGCCAGACGCGATCATTGTCGGTGCCGGCATCGTCGGCGCGGCGTGCGCCTACTACCTGAGTCGTCAGGGGATGCGGGTGACGATGCTCGATGCCGCATTTGCCGGCAGCGGTGCCACGGCCGCCGGCATGGGGCACATCGTCGTGATGGACGACAGCGAGGCGCAGTTCGCGCTGAGTGCGTGGTCCCAGCGACTCCTCGACGATCTCCTGCCACAGCTTTCCCCGTCAGCGGAGTTTGAGCGACGCGGCACCCTCTGGGTCGCCGAGGACGAGGCACAGCTCGAGTCGGCGCGGTCCAAGCTGGGGTTCTACCGCGAGCGGGGAATTCACGCCGAACTCTTCGGGTCGAGCGAGCTGGCGGCCGCGGAGCCGATGCTTCGGTCCGGCTTGGCCGGCGGGCTCCGCGTCCCGGGCGACGGCGTGGTGTATCCGCCGGCCGTGGCGCGCTGGCTGGCGAATGAGGCCGTCGCGAGCGGTGCCGTGCTCTCCGAGGGGGTGGAGGTTGAGGCGCTCCAGGCACGGGGGGTGACCACCGCGGGTGGGAGGCTCGAGGCGGATGTCATCGTCAACGCCGCCGGCGCGGCCGCGGCGCGCCTCACGCCCGGCCTGCCGATCGTGCCGAGAAAGGGGCACCTCGCCATCACGGAGCGGGTGCCCGGCGCCTGTCACCACCAGGTAATTGAGCTCGGGTACCTCCAGAGCGCCCACACGATGAATGCCGCTTCCGTCGCGTTCAATGTGCAGCCACGGGCCACGGGTCAGCTGCTCATCGGCTCCTCGCGCGAGCTGGTTGGATGGGACGCCGCGATCAACCGCGAAGTGCTCAGCAGAATGCTTCACCGGGCCGTGGACTTCATGCCGGGGCTCTCGCAGGTGCCCGTGGTGCGCAGCTGGACCGGATTTCGGCCCGCCACCCCAGACAAGCTTCCACTTATTGGCGCGTGGCCTGCGGTCGACGGGCTCTGGATCGCGGCCGGCCACGAGGGGCTTGGCATCACCACCGCCCTCGGCACCGGTTCGATGCTGGCCGACCTGGTGCTGCAGAAGACCCCCGCCATCGATCCCACGCCGTTCGCACCGGACCGCGTGATGGCGGAGGCGCACTAG
- a CDS encoding tryptophanase yields MPFDTIIEPFRIHSTQRIRHTTPAEREAALARAGYNLFGLRGEEVLIDLLTDSGTGAMSSRQWAAMMDGDESYAGSSSFERFRDTVMRLTGLAEIIPTHQGRAAEHILFSVTARKGQVVPNNTHFDTTRANVEFVGAEARDLVIPEGRVPSSEHPFKGNMDLEALEATIREVGVERIPLVMMTVTNNSGGGQPVSLQNLRDVRKICDKYNLPFFLDACRFAENAWFIKLREPGQADRTPREIAQEMFSLVDGCTMSAKKDGMANIGGFLAVNDQEIARKARNLLILTEGFTTYGGLAGYDMDAIAVGLEEVLDEDYLRYRIRSTAYLAEKAEAAGVPTVRPPGGHAVYLDAKALLTHIPASQYPAQALAVELYRVGGVRGVEIGSVMFGTRHDDGTETPSAMELVRLAIPRRTYTQSHVDYVGEVIREVAGQREQIRGLRIVEQAPWLRHFTARFAAA; encoded by the coding sequence ATGCCGTTCGACACGATCATCGAGCCGTTCCGGATCCACTCCACCCAGCGAATTCGGCACACCACGCCCGCAGAACGCGAGGCGGCACTCGCGCGCGCCGGGTACAATCTCTTCGGGCTCCGCGGCGAGGAGGTCCTGATCGATCTCCTCACCGACTCCGGTACCGGGGCGATGTCCTCCCGGCAGTGGGCCGCGATGATGGACGGTGACGAATCGTATGCCGGCAGCAGTTCATTCGAGCGATTTCGGGACACCGTCATGCGTCTGACCGGTCTGGCCGAGATCATTCCGACCCACCAGGGCCGCGCCGCCGAGCATATCCTCTTCTCGGTCACGGCCCGGAAGGGTCAGGTCGTCCCCAACAACACCCATTTCGACACCACCCGCGCCAACGTGGAGTTCGTCGGCGCCGAGGCGCGCGACCTGGTCATTCCGGAGGGGCGGGTGCCGTCGTCGGAGCATCCCTTCAAGGGGAACATGGACCTGGAGGCGCTCGAGGCCACGATCCGCGAGGTCGGCGTCGAACGGATTCCCTTGGTGATGATGACGGTCACCAACAACTCCGGCGGCGGGCAGCCCGTCTCGCTCCAAAACCTTCGTGACGTCCGGAAGATTTGCGACAAGTACAACCTGCCGTTCTTCCTCGACGCCTGCCGCTTTGCGGAGAACGCCTGGTTCATCAAGCTGCGGGAGCCGGGGCAGGCCGACCGTACGCCGCGCGAGATTGCACAGGAGATGTTCTCGCTGGTGGACGGCTGCACCATGTCGGCCAAGAAGGACGGGATGGCCAACATCGGCGGCTTCCTGGCCGTCAACGACCAGGAAATCGCCCGGAAGGCGCGCAACCTCCTGATCCTGACGGAAGGCTTCACCACCTACGGGGGGCTGGCCGGCTACGACATGGATGCGATTGCTGTGGGGCTCGAAGAGGTATTGGACGAGGACTACCTGCGGTACCGGATCCGCTCGACGGCCTACCTGGCCGAAAAGGCGGAGGCGGCCGGGGTACCCACGGTGCGGCCTCCCGGCGGCCACGCGGTGTACCTCGACGCCAAGGCGCTCCTGACCCACATCCCCGCCTCGCAGTATCCGGCGCAGGCGTTGGCGGTCGAGCTCTATCGGGTGGGGGGCGTGCGAGGGGTGGAAATCGGGTCAGTCATGTTCGGCACCCGGCACGACGACGGCACCGAGACGCCGTCGGCGATGGAACTGGTGCGGCTGGCCATTCCCCGCCGCACCTACACCCAGAGCCACGTGGACTACGTCGGCGAAGTCATCCGGGAAGTCGCGGGACAGCGGGAGCAGATCCGCGGGCTCCGCATTGTGGAACAGGCGCCGTGGCTGCGGCACTTCACGGCGAGGTTCGCCGCAGCGTAG
- a CDS encoding DUF2892 domain-containing protein: MASKLFPQNEHSVERVLRVLVGIGLLALVFVGPKTPWGYLGIIPLVTGLAGTCPLYTILGISTCKRHAAS; encoded by the coding sequence ATGGCCAGCAAGCTATTTCCCCAGAACGAGCACAGTGTCGAGCGTGTCCTCCGGGTGCTCGTCGGCATCGGGCTCCTGGCGCTGGTGTTCGTGGGTCCCAAGACGCCGTGGGGCTACCTCGGCATCATCCCCCTGGTGACCGGGCTGGCCGGGACCTGTCCGCTCTACACCATCCTCGGCATCAGCACCTGCAAGAGGCACGCGGCCAGCTAG
- a CDS encoding FAD-dependent oxidoreductase: MPDHVGEVIRADVAVVGGGPAGIAAAVEAAGAGCSVVLLDSSPRVGGQIWRHRERSELTPVARMWLDRLDRSGVKVLTGAQVVDATPGRRGVPREGRALSLHSRAVILATGAQELFLPFPGWTHVGVVGVGGAQALLKAGWDVRGKRVAIAGTGPLLLPVAAALAKAGADLRMVAEQAPPEQVRAFAWSLWRTPRRLMQAAAYRAAFLTVRYRWGTWVRRVVNVNGELHVTYTNGRSTWAEPVDILCTAAGLVPSTELARLLGCAVRDGCVVVDDEQQTSVPAVYAAGEPTGNTGMEAAVVEGALAGLAAAGRGGRGAVGQLRAERAKHRRFAARAAAAFRLRPELRDRVEPGTIVCRCEDVPMSALDAGWSARQAKLVTRAGMGSCQGRVCGPALEYLIGTGRDTVRMPVAPTAVGVLADLSSPVDESQGAP, from the coding sequence ATGCCTGACCATGTCGGTGAAGTGATTCGCGCCGATGTGGCGGTGGTGGGTGGCGGCCCCGCCGGAATCGCCGCCGCGGTCGAGGCCGCGGGCGCAGGCTGCTCGGTGGTGCTCCTGGATTCCTCGCCGCGAGTGGGCGGGCAGATCTGGCGGCACCGCGAGCGGAGCGAACTGACGCCGGTGGCCCGGATGTGGCTCGACCGGCTCGACCGCTCGGGTGTGAAGGTGCTCACCGGTGCCCAGGTCGTGGACGCGACCCCGGGTCGCCGGGGTGTCCCGCGTGAGGGGCGCGCTCTGTCTCTCCACTCGAGGGCGGTGATTCTCGCGACTGGCGCGCAGGAGCTCTTCCTCCCCTTCCCGGGCTGGACCCACGTGGGAGTGGTCGGCGTGGGCGGGGCGCAGGCGCTCCTCAAGGCCGGCTGGGATGTGCGGGGCAAGCGGGTGGCCATTGCGGGGACCGGACCGCTGCTCCTGCCGGTGGCGGCGGCGCTGGCGAAGGCTGGCGCCGATCTCCGGATGGTGGCAGAGCAGGCCCCGCCGGAGCAGGTGCGTGCCTTCGCCTGGTCACTGTGGCGGACCCCCCGGCGCCTGATGCAGGCGGCGGCGTACCGCGCCGCATTCCTCACGGTGCGCTATCGGTGGGGGACCTGGGTCAGGCGGGTCGTCAATGTGAATGGCGAACTCCACGTGACCTACACCAACGGGCGAAGCACCTGGGCCGAGCCGGTCGATATTCTCTGCACGGCGGCGGGACTCGTTCCATCGACGGAGCTCGCGCGGCTCCTCGGCTGTGCCGTGCGGGATGGCTGCGTCGTGGTGGATGACGAGCAGCAGACGTCCGTGCCAGCGGTGTACGCCGCAGGCGAACCGACCGGCAACACAGGGATGGAGGCGGCGGTGGTGGAGGGCGCGCTCGCGGGGCTCGCGGCGGCGGGGCGGGGGGGCAGGGGGGCGGTAGGGCAGTTGCGAGCCGAACGCGCGAAGCATCGCCGCTTCGCGGCACGCGCCGCTGCGGCGTTTCGTCTCCGGCCGGAATTGCGCGATCGCGTGGAACCCGGTACCATCGTCTGCCGCTGCGAGGATGTGCCGATGTCGGCCCTCGACGCCGGCTGGAGCGCCCGGCAGGCGAAGCTCGTTACCCGTGCGGGGATGGGGAGCTGCCAGGGGCGGGTCTGTGGCCCGGCGCTCGAGTACCTCATTGGAACCGGGCGGGACACCGTGCGGATGCCGGTCGCCCCGACCGCCGTCGGCGTTCTCGCCGACCTTTCTTCTCCCGTGGATGAATCGCAAGGAGCACCCTGA
- a CDS encoding (2Fe-2S)-binding protein, with protein sequence MAATVRISVNGAPLEVPEGVSLAAALLNAGYSSFRTSVGGEARAPICGMGICFECRVTLDGVVGQRACLEPVREGMQVVLDA encoded by the coding sequence GTGGCGGCCACCGTCCGCATCTCGGTCAACGGCGCCCCGCTCGAGGTGCCCGAGGGCGTCAGCCTCGCGGCGGCGCTGCTCAACGCCGGGTATTCCAGCTTCCGGACGTCGGTCGGTGGCGAAGCGCGCGCGCCCATCTGCGGGATGGGGATCTGCTTCGAGTGTCGCGTCACCCTCGACGGGGTGGTCGGGCAGCGCGCCTGTCTCGAACCGGTGCGCGAAGGCATGCAGGTGGTCCTCGATGCCTGA
- a CDS encoding dihydrodipicolinate synthase family protein translates to MQKADWSGVFPAITTPFTADGAVDEAFLTKHVAWLLDAGCTGVVALGSLGEGATLTAAEKVRILEVCGTVTKGRVPLVASISGLSTAECVSLAKEAARVGCDGLMVLPPYVYLGDWRETEAHYSSVLDATPLSCMLYNNPIAYGTDLSAEQIGELAHKHRNVHAVKESSGDVRRITAVRSLLGSKLALFAGLDDMIVEALAVGADGWVAGLVNALPSESVTLVNLAKAGRIEEALKLYAWFLPLLRFDTVPKFVQLIKLVQAEVGMGNERVRAPRLQLPPEEREVALKVVRKQLAHRADA, encoded by the coding sequence ATGCAGAAGGCCGACTGGTCCGGCGTCTTCCCCGCCATCACCACTCCGTTCACCGCCGATGGGGCAGTGGACGAGGCGTTCCTCACCAAGCACGTGGCCTGGCTGCTGGACGCCGGCTGCACGGGTGTGGTGGCGCTCGGGTCGCTCGGCGAGGGGGCCACGCTGACCGCAGCTGAAAAGGTCCGCATCCTCGAGGTCTGCGGGACGGTGACCAAGGGTCGGGTGCCGCTCGTCGCCTCCATCAGCGGGCTCTCGACGGCGGAATGCGTGTCGCTGGCAAAGGAGGCGGCGCGCGTCGGCTGCGACGGCCTCATGGTGCTGCCGCCCTACGTCTACCTGGGCGACTGGCGCGAGACCGAGGCGCATTACTCCTCCGTGCTCGATGCCACGCCACTGTCCTGCATGCTCTACAACAACCCCATCGCGTACGGCACCGATCTCTCCGCGGAACAGATCGGCGAACTCGCGCACAAGCACCGCAACGTGCACGCCGTCAAGGAATCGAGCGGAGATGTGCGGCGGATTACCGCAGTCCGGTCACTCCTGGGATCGAAGCTGGCGCTCTTCGCGGGGCTGGATGACATGATCGTGGAGGCGCTGGCGGTGGGCGCCGACGGGTGGGTGGCCGGGCTGGTCAATGCGCTGCCGTCAGAATCGGTGACGCTGGTGAACCTGGCGAAGGCGGGCCGGATCGAGGAGGCGCTCAAGCTCTACGCCTGGTTCCTGCCGCTCCTCCGGTTCGACACCGTGCCCAAGTTCGTCCAGCTCATCAAGCTGGTGCAGGCGGAGGTCGGCATGGGCAATGAGCGAGTTCGTGCGCCGCGGCTGCAGCTGCCGCCGGAGGAGCGTGAGGTGGCGCTCAAGGTGGTGCGAAAGCAGCTTGCCCACCGGGCCGACGCGTAA
- a CDS encoding protein kinase, with translation MDRLTDFQRQVQDAIGPSYRILSELGGGGMSRVFLAEEVQVERKVVVKVLPPETSAAVSIERFEREVRLAARLQHPHIVPFLTTGGKGDLLFYIMPFIEGESLRAKLAREGELPVPEAVRIIRDVADALAMAHKQGIVHRDIKPDNILLSGRHALVTDFGVAKAVEKSSGSGKLTSMGVALGTPAYMSPEQATADPHTDHRADIYALGIVAYEMLCGRQPFEASSAQGIIAAHVTQQPQPMERFRANVPPALAMLIMRCLEKKPADRPQTAEELVQIVEAMSTPSLSTPGGMTPTATAPYTAAMPSAAPSGEQGHPVRVAVLFGLASAVVLAIAWFMTVKVGLPTWVVPGVALLLALGFPIMVATGMAERRRAKARVNMTHTPKPEGGVRQLLTWRKALMGGGLAFGALAVLAGGYMAMRVLGIGSVGTLMATGALESKSPLVLADFANRTGDASLGPSVTDAFRVDLSQSPVIRLLDASAVRAALTRMGRSPDTPLDDATAQELAQRENAKAFITGEIGSVGSGYVLSTRIVATADGHELVALRETAADETEVIPAIDRLSKRLRERVGESLKSLNNTEKLELVSTSSLDALKKYSQAVRLDDSGGDPALAAQLLQEAVAADSNFAMAWRKLSVVAGRAGMPFSVTFNAGQKAYDLRDRLTPLERQLAISTYFSFVEPDIDKEIAAHKAALEIDPYDRTSLNNLALAYRDLGRWEDAEAMARRAAEVDKSWFSYGHLAFALAAQGRFAEADSALQELDRITPGQPRGLMMQAEQHSSEGDYAGADSIYRTVLKARSELAYRSQAIVGRAQLDVTQGQMAAASALASDLFEDAKRQGDVRLMYGVAIGQATSNLVARPRPRLDLSQVDALLAQYPLDSMPPDDRPYVGLARLYAAAGQTQQARKYLTLSQKLQGRWWNPPNGIARYSEGVVLEAEGKLDEALAAYQDWVRLPTVGQDCRQCGDFYVGRVFDQMNQPDSALAAYDRAMSTTVPVRNAGEARVLGPTLRRMGELYEARGDREQAKEYYSRFVALWRDADSDFQPAVQEIKARLAKLAAEPKS, from the coding sequence GTGGACCGCCTGACTGATTTCCAGCGCCAGGTGCAGGACGCAATCGGCCCCAGCTACCGGATCCTGAGCGAGCTCGGCGGGGGCGGGATGAGTCGCGTCTTCCTCGCCGAGGAGGTACAGGTTGAGCGCAAGGTGGTGGTCAAGGTCCTCCCGCCCGAGACCTCGGCCGCCGTCAGCATCGAGCGCTTCGAGCGCGAGGTGCGCCTGGCCGCCCGGCTGCAGCACCCGCACATCGTCCCCTTCCTGACCACCGGCGGCAAGGGCGACCTCCTCTTCTACATCATGCCCTTCATCGAGGGGGAATCGCTCCGCGCCAAGCTGGCGCGCGAGGGCGAGCTCCCCGTGCCCGAGGCGGTGCGCATCATCCGCGATGTGGCCGACGCCCTGGCCATGGCGCACAAGCAGGGGATCGTCCACCGCGACATCAAGCCCGATAACATCCTCCTCTCGGGCCGCCATGCCCTCGTGACCGACTTCGGAGTCGCCAAGGCCGTCGAGAAGAGCTCCGGCTCCGGCAAGCTGACCTCCATGGGCGTCGCCCTCGGCACGCCGGCCTACATGTCGCCGGAACAAGCGACAGCAGATCCACATACTGACCACCGAGCCGATATATATGCCCTGGGCATCGTGGCCTACGAGATGCTCTGCGGCCGCCAGCCCTTCGAGGCCTCCTCGGCGCAGGGGATCATCGCCGCGCATGTGACGCAGCAGCCCCAGCCGATGGAGCGCTTCCGCGCCAACGTGCCCCCGGCGCTGGCGATGCTCATCATGCGGTGCCTCGAGAAGAAACCGGCCGACCGGCCGCAGACCGCCGAGGAGCTGGTCCAGATTGTCGAGGCGATGAGCACGCCATCCCTCAGCACCCCGGGCGGCATGACCCCAACGGCCACGGCGCCCTACACCGCGGCGATGCCGTCAGCGGCGCCGTCCGGCGAGCAGGGCCACCCGGTGCGGGTGGCGGTGCTCTTCGGCCTGGCCTCGGCGGTGGTGCTGGCAATCGCCTGGTTCATGACGGTCAAGGTCGGCTTGCCGACGTGGGTCGTCCCTGGCGTGGCGTTACTCCTGGCTCTGGGCTTCCCCATCATGGTGGCCACCGGCATGGCGGAGCGGCGCCGGGCCAAGGCACGCGTCAACATGACGCACACGCCGAAGCCGGAAGGTGGCGTTCGGCAGTTGCTGACCTGGCGGAAGGCGCTGATGGGGGGCGGGCTGGCGTTCGGTGCCCTGGCCGTGCTGGCCGGCGGCTACATGGCGATGCGTGTCCTCGGCATCGGCTCGGTGGGCACCCTCATGGCCACCGGGGCGCTGGAGTCGAAGAGCCCCCTGGTGCTGGCCGATTTTGCCAACCGCACCGGCGACGCCTCGCTCGGGCCCTCCGTGACCGACGCCTTCCGGGTGGATCTGTCGCAGTCGCCGGTCATTCGCCTCCTCGACGCCTCCGCCGTCCGCGCGGCCCTGACCCGCATGGGGAGGTCGCCGGACACGCCGCTGGACGACGCCACCGCGCAGGAACTGGCCCAGCGGGAGAACGCCAAGGCCTTCATTACCGGCGAAATTGGCTCGGTAGGGAGCGGCTACGTCCTCTCGACGCGCATCGTGGCCACCGCCGACGGCCACGAACTGGTGGCGCTCCGCGAGACGGCCGCGGACGAGACCGAGGTCATTCCCGCCATCGACCGACTCAGCAAGCGGCTGCGTGAACGGGTGGGCGAGTCGCTCAAGTCGCTCAACAACACCGAGAAGCTGGAGCTGGTCAGCACGTCCTCCCTGGACGCGCTGAAGAAATACAGCCAGGCGGTTCGCCTCGACGACAGCGGGGGGGACCCGGCGCTTGCCGCGCAATTGCTGCAGGAGGCGGTGGCCGCCGACTCGAACTTCGCGATGGCATGGCGAAAGCTCTCAGTGGTGGCCGGACGCGCCGGGATGCCGTTCAGCGTCACGTTCAACGCGGGCCAGAAGGCGTACGACCTCCGCGACCGTCTCACGCCACTGGAACGGCAATTGGCCATCAGCACATACTTCAGCTTCGTGGAACCAGACATCGACAAGGAGATCGCGGCCCACAAGGCGGCGCTCGAGATCGATCCCTACGACCGGACGTCGCTCAACAACCTGGCGCTGGCCTATCGGGACCTTGGCCGCTGGGAGGACGCCGAAGCGATGGCCCGCCGAGCCGCCGAGGTGGACAAGAGCTGGTTTTCGTACGGACACCTGGCCTTCGCGCTGGCCGCACAGGGTCGGTTTGCGGAGGCAGATTCCGCACTCCAGGAGCTGGACCGCATCACGCCGGGACAACCCCGCGGCCTGATGATGCAGGCCGAGCAGCACTCCAGCGAGGGAGATTATGCCGGGGCGGACAGCATCTACCGCACCGTGCTCAAGGCCCGCAGCGAGCTGGCCTACCGGAGCCAGGCCATCGTCGGCCGGGCGCAGCTGGATGTGACCCAGGGACAGATGGCGGCCGCCTCGGCGCTCGCCTCGGACCTCTTCGAGGATGCGAAGCGGCAGGGTGACGTCCGCCTGATGTACGGGGTTGCCATCGGCCAGGCGACCAGCAACCTCGTCGCGCGCCCGCGGCCGCGGCTGGATCTGTCCCAGGTGGATGCGCTGCTCGCTCAATATCCGCTCGACAGCATGCCGCCGGATGATCGCCCCTACGTCGGGCTCGCACGGCTCTACGCCGCGGCGGGGCAGACCCAGCAGGCCCGGAAGTACCTGACCCTGAGCCAGAAGCTGCAGGGCCGGTGGTGGAACCCGCCCAACGGGATCGCCCGGTACTCTGAGGGGGTGGTCCTGGAGGCGGAAGGAAAGCTGGACGAGGCGCTCGCGGCATACCAGGACTGGGTGCGGCTCCCGACGGTCGGACAGGACTGCCGGCAGTGCGGAGATTTCTACGTGGGCCGGGTGTTCGATCAGATGAACCAGCCCGATTCGGCGCTCGCCGCCTATGACCGGGCGATGAGCACCACGGTGCCGGTCCGGAACGCCGGGGAGGCGCGCGTCCTCGGCCCGACGCTCCGGCGAATGGGCGAGCTCTACGAGGCCCGCGGCGACCGGGAGCAGGCCAAGGAGTACTACAGCAGGTTCGTGGCGCTCTGGCGCGACGCCGACAGCGACTTCCAGCCGGCGGTGCAGGAGATCAAGGCCCGGCTCGCCAAGCTGGCGGCCGAGCCCAAGTCATGA